One Arthrobacter sp. StoSoilB20 DNA segment encodes these proteins:
- a CDS encoding 2-isopropylmalate synthase, whose translation MTTNDFPRVCTPAGPVPAVAPFWNRQRTSQMPSHRYRDVYSRVEVPLTERDWPTRRLVQAPLWVPVDLRDGNQALAEPMDPERKRRFFELMVKMGYKEIEVGYPSASQTDYDFVRLIAETDIAPEDVTIVVFTPARRDLIERTVASIRGIRNQVVIHMYTATAPVWRDVVLDKDRDELRELILSGGRDVLEFAGHLPNVRFEFSPEVFNLTEPDYVIELCDAMTELWEATPDRPVILNLPATVEIATPNVYADQIEYMHKGLARRDAVILSVHPHNDRGTGIAGAELAILAGAQRVEGCIFGNGERTGNVDIATLALNLHAQGIDPMIDFSDIDEIRRTVEYSNRLEIHPRHPYVGDLVHTAFSGTHQDAIKKGFAEHRARAADEGRPEGGLEWRVPYLPIDPADIGRSYDAVIRVNSQSGKGGIAYLLETDYGIELPRRLQIDFARRVQEHADSTGLEINAATLLELFEDNYLNLGTDVIELLDLGSLSENNKTTTRVSVLIDGIQRSGSYDTIGPVEAVTQLLGEHGIPIDVLSLHQTSLTAGADSEALTLMEYRDAQGTRWAAGKDRSILTASVKAVISAASSSAAVAAS comes from the coding sequence ATGACCACCAATGATTTCCCCCGCGTTTGCACCCCCGCCGGGCCAGTACCCGCCGTCGCGCCCTTTTGGAACCGCCAGCGAACCTCGCAAATGCCATCCCACCGCTATCGCGATGTCTATTCCCGCGTGGAGGTTCCGCTCACGGAACGGGACTGGCCTACCCGTCGCCTGGTTCAGGCGCCGTTGTGGGTACCCGTGGATTTGCGTGACGGCAACCAGGCCCTGGCCGAACCGATGGACCCGGAGCGCAAGCGCCGCTTCTTCGAGCTCATGGTGAAGATGGGCTACAAGGAGATCGAGGTCGGTTACCCGTCCGCGTCACAGACCGACTACGACTTCGTGCGCCTGATCGCTGAGACTGACATCGCGCCTGAGGATGTGACGATCGTCGTGTTCACCCCAGCCCGGCGCGATCTGATTGAGCGCACCGTCGCATCGATCCGCGGCATCCGCAACCAGGTAGTGATCCATATGTACACGGCCACCGCACCCGTCTGGCGCGATGTGGTCCTCGATAAGGACCGGGACGAGCTGCGGGAGCTGATCCTAAGCGGTGGGCGCGACGTGCTCGAATTCGCCGGGCACCTGCCGAACGTACGGTTTGAGTTCTCACCCGAGGTGTTCAACCTCACCGAACCCGACTACGTCATTGAGCTTTGCGACGCCATGACTGAGCTGTGGGAGGCGACCCCCGATCGTCCGGTGATCCTGAACTTGCCCGCCACCGTGGAGATCGCGACACCGAACGTCTATGCCGATCAGATCGAGTACATGCACAAGGGCCTCGCCCGCCGGGACGCTGTGATCCTCTCCGTACATCCGCACAACGACCGAGGCACCGGCATCGCCGGTGCCGAACTGGCTATACTTGCCGGCGCCCAACGGGTGGAGGGCTGCATCTTCGGCAACGGAGAGCGGACCGGCAACGTTGATATCGCCACGCTTGCCCTGAACCTGCATGCCCAAGGCATCGATCCGATGATCGATTTCTCCGACATCGACGAGATCCGCCGCACGGTCGAGTACAGCAACCGCCTCGAAATCCACCCACGCCACCCCTACGTGGGCGACTTGGTGCACACCGCGTTCAGCGGAACCCACCAGGACGCGATCAAGAAGGGCTTCGCCGAGCACCGTGCACGGGCGGCTGATGAGGGGCGTCCCGAAGGCGGGCTTGAATGGCGGGTGCCCTACCTGCCGATCGACCCGGCCGACATCGGCCGCAGCTATGACGCCGTCATTCGCGTCAACTCCCAATCCGGCAAAGGCGGCATCGCCTATCTGCTCGAAACGGACTATGGCATCGAACTGCCGCGCCGCTTGCAGATTGATTTCGCCCGACGCGTACAGGAGCACGCCGACAGCACCGGACTCGAAATCAACGCGGCAACGCTGCTGGAACTCTTCGAAGACAACTATCTGAACCTGGGCACCGACGTCATCGAATTGCTCGACCTCGGATCCCTAAGTGAAAACAACAAGACCACTACACGCGTCAGCGTCCTCATCGACGGCATCCAGCGGAGCGGCAGCTACGACACCATCGGCCCCGTGGAGGCGGTCACTCAGCTGCTCGGCGAACATGGAATCCCGATCGATGTCCTTTCGCTGCACCAAACCTCCCTCACTGCGGGCGCCGACAGCGAGGCCCTGACACTCATGGAGTACCGCGATGCTCAAGGCACACGCTGGGCGGCAGGCAAGGATCGCTCCATCCTGACGGCGAGCGTGAAGGCCGTGATATCGGCAGCTTCCAGCTCGGCCGCCGTCGCCGCCTCATGA
- a CDS encoding FCD domain-containing protein has protein sequence MTQLRREPLAEQAAEALLERIRGGEWALGQKLPGETTLAPQLGVGRSTIREAIRHLAGRGVLASRQGAGVFVTALDEPDDWDQVLRRADIAAVIEARIAIEVEASALAAERRTPADLRAMRRAAGERDLNRSGVEEHVDADTVLHRSIILAAHNPILTELFDTFTPRSRQAMIELLRRRGEHGSDADQLTHMRILDAITGRDAAAAATLTREHLLALKAKLP, from the coding sequence ATGACACAACTGCGCCGCGAACCGCTTGCCGAACAGGCCGCTGAAGCACTTCTGGAACGTATCCGCGGCGGCGAATGGGCACTCGGTCAAAAGCTGCCAGGAGAGACGACGCTCGCTCCGCAGCTCGGCGTAGGCCGGTCCACAATCCGCGAAGCCATACGGCACCTGGCCGGCCGCGGCGTGCTCGCCTCCCGCCAAGGTGCCGGTGTCTTCGTCACGGCGCTCGACGAGCCCGACGATTGGGACCAGGTCCTTCGACGCGCGGACATCGCCGCGGTGATCGAGGCGCGAATCGCGATCGAGGTTGAAGCGTCGGCGCTGGCCGCGGAAAGGCGCACCCCTGCCGACCTCCGGGCCATGAGGCGGGCGGCGGGGGAGCGGGATCTGAACCGCTCGGGCGTGGAGGAACACGTCGACGCGGACACGGTCCTTCACCGCAGCATCATCCTTGCTGCACATAATCCGATCCTCACCGAATTGTTCGACACCTTCACCCCGCGCAGCAGGCAAGCGATGATCGAACTGCTCCGGCGCCGCGGCGAACACGGCAGCGACGCCGATCAACTCACCCACATGCGCATCCTCGATGCGATTACCGGCAGGGATGCGGCAGCGGCAGCCACGCTCACGCGAGAGCATTTGCTCGCGCTCAAGGCAAAACTGCCCTAG
- a CDS encoding DUF1272 domain-containing protein, with the protein MDDLLLNVCPNCGGGFTPRPIRPARMWREGLSLERQPASDVRRGLSFSISEIKDFAERLKDIPPANR; encoded by the coding sequence GTGGATGACCTGCTGCTGAATGTTTGCCCGAACTGCGGTGGCGGGTTCACGCCCCGGCCGATTCGGCCGGCACGCATGTGGCGTGAAGGCTTGTCGCTGGAGAGGCAACCGGCATCTGACGTGCGCCGTGGCCTTTCTTTCAGCATCAGTGAAATCAAGGACTTTGCGGAACGATTGAAAGACATCCCGCCCGCGAACCGCTGA
- a CDS encoding TetR/AcrR family transcriptional regulator, translating to MVRKTSEAATTTGSWQWTRTAATQRNLLDAAAAVFVEHGFTDASISDIVARAGSSVGSLYHHFGGKTELFLALWDDYQNEHERLVAAAVAKARKGGEDDPLALFNVGSRSYFEYTWKHRDLERVFIEGDTPPGFEVLRRERGREWVRQNSVLLGTRDDTLGRLTVAVITDIVTVSGQEVALSATKRAADEVVDAAAVLVARLVH from the coding sequence GTGGTTCGCAAAACATCCGAAGCCGCCACCACTACAGGCTCCTGGCAGTGGACCCGGACCGCCGCCACCCAACGCAATCTGCTGGATGCGGCCGCCGCCGTGTTCGTTGAGCACGGCTTTACGGATGCGAGCATCTCGGACATCGTGGCCCGCGCAGGTTCCAGCGTTGGCAGCCTCTATCACCATTTTGGCGGGAAGACCGAACTCTTCCTTGCCCTGTGGGATGACTACCAGAACGAGCACGAAAGGCTTGTTGCGGCAGCCGTAGCCAAGGCACGCAAAGGCGGCGAGGACGATCCCCTGGCGCTGTTCAACGTGGGCAGCCGCAGCTACTTCGAGTACACCTGGAAGCACAGAGACCTGGAACGTGTATTCATCGAGGGCGACACTCCCCCCGGCTTTGAAGTCCTCCGACGCGAACGCGGGCGTGAATGGGTGCGCCAGAATTCCGTGCTCCTCGGGACCCGGGACGACACACTGGGGCGTTTGACGGTCGCTGTGATCACCGACATCGTGACCGTGTCCGGGCAGGAGGTTGCGTTGAGCGCCACCAAGCGTGCGGCCGATGAGGTTGTGGATGCTGCGGCGGTGCTGGTGGCCCGGCTGGTCCACTGA
- a CDS encoding cytochrome b/b6 domain-containing protein, producing the protein MSVSSKSSGITSNRWFKPVAVTAGALVVALILVLVAQWLRTLQPVQQFLTDYPGHSAVPEGTPTGFPAWLGWQHFLNMFFIVLIIRSGWQVRTTTRPAANWTRNNKGLIKTKNPPTKISLDLWFHLTLDALWVLNGIIFIVLLFATGQWLRIVPTSWDVFPNAVSAGLQYASLNWPVENGWNNYNSLQLLTYFITVFIAAPLAIITGIRMSGAWPKKAAINKFYPIELARKVHFPVMIYFVAFVIVHVTLVLATGALNNLNHMYASNNDYSWWGFGIFAASIVFTAAAWFLARPLFLRPIASLMGKVSR; encoded by the coding sequence ATGTCCGTTTCAAGCAAGTCGTCCGGGATCACGTCGAACAGGTGGTTCAAACCCGTCGCCGTCACCGCAGGAGCTTTGGTGGTGGCACTGATCCTGGTGCTCGTTGCGCAATGGCTCAGGACCCTCCAGCCCGTGCAACAGTTCCTCACTGACTACCCCGGGCACTCTGCCGTTCCGGAAGGCACTCCCACCGGATTCCCGGCATGGCTTGGCTGGCAGCACTTCCTTAACATGTTCTTCATCGTCCTGATCATCCGGTCCGGCTGGCAGGTGCGCACCACCACCCGTCCGGCGGCCAACTGGACCCGGAACAACAAGGGACTCATCAAGACCAAAAACCCGCCCACAAAGATCAGCCTGGACCTCTGGTTCCACCTGACCCTGGATGCACTGTGGGTGCTCAACGGCATCATCTTCATAGTGCTGCTCTTCGCCACGGGCCAATGGTTGAGGATCGTTCCCACCAGCTGGGACGTCTTCCCCAACGCTGTCTCTGCGGGCCTGCAATATGCCTCGCTGAACTGGCCGGTCGAAAACGGCTGGAACAACTACAACAGCCTCCAGCTCCTGACATACTTCATCACGGTCTTTATCGCCGCCCCGCTGGCCATCATCACGGGCATCCGGATGTCCGGCGCCTGGCCCAAGAAGGCGGCGATCAACAAGTTCTACCCGATCGAACTTGCCCGCAAGGTCCACTTCCCGGTGATGATCTACTTCGTGGCGTTCGTGATTGTCCACGTAACGCTGGTGCTGGCTACCGGCGCGCTGAACAACCTGAACCACATGTACGCCTCCAACAACGACTACAGCTGGTGGGGCTTCGGCATCTTCGCGGCATCCATCGTCTTTACGGCGGCTGCGTGGTTCCTGGCCCGGCCCCTGTTCCTGCGCCCGATCGCCTCGCTCATGGGCAAGGTTTCGCGCTGA
- a CDS encoding hydroxymethylpyrimidine/phosphomethylpyrimidine kinase — protein sequence MEDMTSAVAPAIALTIAGSEATGGAGAQADLKTFQELGVFGIANLTCIVSFNPNDNWNHRFVPVDQQVIADQLEATTAAYGAASGAPSVLDTVKIGMLGSPATISTVEKALAAGSFANVVLDPVLICKGQEPGHALDTDQALKAQILPLATFVTPNHFEAESLSGLTIADEESLKAAAIRIHEISGAAVLAKGGVRLEGPDAVDVYYDGETLEVLRAPKVGEVAVSGAGCSLAAAVTAELAKGATPLEAARTAKAFVTAGIKNRVSSGAPFDALWQGGAMS from the coding sequence ATGGAGGACATGACTTCAGCCGTTGCCCCTGCCATTGCCTTGACCATCGCCGGCTCCGAAGCGACCGGTGGCGCCGGCGCGCAGGCCGACCTCAAAACCTTCCAGGAACTCGGAGTGTTCGGCATCGCGAACCTCACCTGCATTGTTTCCTTCAACCCGAACGACAACTGGAACCACCGCTTTGTGCCGGTAGACCAGCAAGTTATCGCAGACCAATTGGAAGCCACGACGGCGGCCTATGGTGCCGCTTCGGGCGCACCGTCAGTGCTGGATACAGTGAAGATCGGCATGCTCGGAAGCCCGGCAACCATCAGCACCGTGGAGAAGGCCCTCGCCGCCGGCTCGTTTGCCAACGTGGTCCTGGACCCCGTCCTGATCTGCAAGGGCCAGGAACCCGGCCACGCACTGGACACGGACCAGGCGTTGAAGGCGCAGATACTGCCGCTGGCTACGTTCGTTACCCCGAACCACTTCGAGGCCGAGTCGCTTTCGGGCCTGACCATTGCTGACGAAGAATCCCTGAAAGCCGCCGCCATCCGCATCCACGAGATCAGCGGCGCAGCAGTCCTGGCCAAAGGCGGGGTGCGGCTGGAAGGCCCCGACGCCGTCGACGTTTACTACGACGGCGAAACGCTGGAAGTCCTGCGCGCTCCGAAAGTGGGCGAAGTTGCCGTGTCCGGCGCTGGTTGCTCGTTGGCCGCTGCTGTGACGGCGGAGCTGGCCAAGGGTGCCACTCCTCTGGAAGCTGCGCGCACTGCGAAGGCTTTCGTGACGGCCGGCATCAAAAACCGCGTGTCCTCGGGCGCTCCGTTCGATGCCCTGTGGCAGGGCGGCGCAATGTCCTAG
- a CDS encoding TAXI family TRAP transporter solute-binding subunit, translating into MPDPAAVSRRNALKTAVTLGLGGALLAATAGCTTEDRPQEITVAGGESGGFYLEFATLLAHLLQREGVAERAVAQTTGGSLENIQRVLSGEATLAIALADAAAQDTARAQTSPAGTDAGQLVALGKVYQNYVHCIVREDSGIRTFADLAGKTAAVGEVGSGTTLTAGRIIAAAGLSDPGRAMQQVNLGLNHALASLKDRSIDVMIQSGGVPTAPIAAAAQDFGVRLLDLSELIPATRGNSGFFYDRVLIPAGSYGTAPAVWTVGVANLLLCRKDLADHVVRQTVELLVEQAQDLVPKSSTGVQFLSPETLINTAGVPLHPAAQAAYRALHG; encoded by the coding sequence ATGCCTGATCCAGCTGCAGTATCGAGGCGGAACGCCCTCAAAACCGCCGTCACTCTGGGGCTCGGTGGCGCCCTGCTCGCAGCAACAGCCGGCTGCACCACAGAGGACCGGCCACAGGAAATCACGGTCGCCGGTGGCGAATCGGGCGGCTTTTATCTGGAATTTGCCACCCTCCTGGCCCACCTGCTGCAGCGGGAAGGGGTGGCTGAAAGGGCCGTGGCGCAAACCACCGGCGGAAGTTTGGAGAACATCCAAAGGGTCCTCTCCGGGGAGGCCACGTTGGCGATCGCGCTCGCGGACGCCGCCGCGCAGGACACAGCCCGCGCTCAAACCTCCCCCGCCGGCACTGACGCCGGGCAGCTCGTGGCGCTGGGAAAGGTGTATCAGAACTATGTCCACTGCATCGTCCGGGAGGACAGCGGGATCCGTACTTTTGCCGACCTCGCCGGGAAGACTGCCGCCGTCGGCGAAGTGGGCTCGGGAACCACACTGACGGCCGGGCGAATCATCGCCGCGGCCGGACTGTCCGACCCGGGCCGCGCCATGCAGCAGGTCAACCTCGGTTTGAACCATGCCCTGGCGTCGCTGAAGGACCGTTCCATCGATGTGATGATCCAGTCCGGGGGTGTTCCCACTGCTCCCATAGCCGCCGCGGCGCAGGATTTTGGCGTGCGGCTCCTGGACCTTTCCGAGCTCATTCCCGCGACTCGGGGCAATTCGGGGTTCTTCTACGACCGTGTCCTCATCCCCGCCGGCAGCTACGGAACCGCTCCCGCTGTGTGGACCGTCGGGGTGGCCAACCTGCTCCTGTGCCGCAAGGACCTGGCCGATCATGTTGTCCGGCAGACCGTTGAACTCCTGGTGGAGCAAGCACAGGACCTGGTTCCGAAATCCAGCACGGGCGTTCAGTTCCTTAGCCCGGAAACCTTGATTAACACCGCCGGCGTGCCCTTGCATCCGGCAGCGCAGGCCGCGTACCGGGCGCTGCACGGTTAG
- a CDS encoding HAMP domain-containing sensor histidine kinase, with the protein MKVRVLGILSLLVVIIVATVSSVILTSAGRELTQELQINRVAALNRFAQLASDAAEDNNTTQLQREMDRYSELYGEGLLIRLQEKTLRSGDLSEDQPEVRDALNRASLNLSDTTLNPVRAFGTGNDFISRSFGTASQVLGEVVLEVNLDAARQKLRERWLVVVLAAVALGALLLLAAARITAWVLRPVHRLGKAVHELEATGKTSQLPEAGPPELRELSRSFTAMAATVTQSMESQRRLIADTSHQLRNPVGALRLRVDLLQLALRSAPEKEAAAGVVAELERVEEMLDGVLKLATAEHRASEGSARESPESEHKRLSVIDPYPVLQGEVERAAPAARRAGSELTLEGPAPESQIVCDPDELAHMVGELLANAIKYAPGARISVATRPAQGGTAVEISDDGPGLPADQLVASTTRFWRAPQHSKIPGNGLGMTIVERLAEANGARLVLETRSPHGLMARLEFARPGDGSHA; encoded by the coding sequence GTGAAAGTCCGGGTCCTTGGCATCCTGAGCCTGCTGGTAGTGATCATTGTGGCAACGGTGTCCAGCGTGATCCTCACATCTGCCGGCCGCGAGCTCACCCAGGAGCTGCAAATCAACCGGGTGGCCGCCCTCAACCGCTTCGCCCAGCTCGCCAGCGACGCCGCCGAGGACAACAACACCACCCAACTCCAGCGGGAAATGGACCGGTACTCCGAGCTTTATGGTGAAGGACTCCTGATCCGCCTCCAGGAGAAAACCCTCCGGTCAGGGGACCTCAGCGAGGACCAACCCGAGGTCAGGGACGCGCTCAACCGGGCGAGCCTGAACCTCAGTGACACCACCCTGAATCCGGTCCGCGCCTTCGGCACCGGCAACGATTTCATCTCCAGGTCGTTCGGAACAGCCAGCCAGGTACTCGGCGAGGTGGTTCTTGAAGTCAACCTCGATGCCGCCCGGCAGAAACTACGGGAGCGTTGGCTCGTCGTCGTGCTTGCTGCCGTGGCGCTGGGGGCGCTGCTCCTGCTGGCCGCCGCGCGTATCACGGCCTGGGTTTTGCGCCCGGTCCACCGGCTGGGCAAGGCAGTCCATGAGCTCGAAGCCACCGGCAAAACCAGTCAGCTGCCCGAGGCCGGCCCGCCCGAGCTTCGCGAGCTGAGCCGGTCCTTCACGGCCATGGCCGCGACCGTCACCCAGAGCATGGAGTCCCAGCGCCGGCTCATTGCCGATACTTCACATCAGCTCCGGAACCCGGTGGGTGCACTCCGGCTCCGGGTCGACCTGCTGCAGCTCGCCCTGCGGTCTGCGCCGGAGAAGGAAGCGGCGGCCGGCGTCGTGGCCGAACTTGAGCGGGTGGAGGAAATGCTCGACGGCGTGCTGAAGCTGGCTACCGCCGAACACCGCGCCTCTGAAGGATCTGCCCGTGAGTCGCCTGAATCCGAGCATAAACGCCTGTCCGTCATCGATCCCTACCCGGTCCTGCAGGGTGAAGTGGAGAGGGCTGCGCCGGCTGCCCGCCGCGCCGGTTCGGAGCTCACCCTGGAAGGCCCTGCGCCCGAAAGCCAGATCGTCTGCGATCCCGACGAGCTCGCACACATGGTCGGGGAACTCCTCGCCAACGCCATCAAGTACGCCCCCGGGGCCCGCATCAGCGTGGCGACCCGGCCGGCGCAAGGAGGCACCGCCGTCGAGATTTCCGACGACGGTCCCGGCCTCCCAGCCGATCAACTGGTTGCCTCCACCACCAGGTTCTGGCGGGCTCCGCAGCACAGCAAAATTCCAGGCAACGGCCTGGGCATGACCATCGTGGAAAGGTTGGCCGAAGCCAACGGGGCGCGGCTGGTCCTGGAAACCCGAAGTCCCCACGGCTTGATGGCCCGTCTGGAATTCGCGCGGCCGGGGGACGGTTCGCATGCCTGA
- a CDS encoding response regulator transcription factor translates to MHVLIVEDDDAMASALSAAVASAGHKHTRVSRGEDALLAHRQHEVILLDLGLPDLDGLDVLRKLRQVTQIPILILTARDDERSVVLGLRSGADDYLVKPVKLVELLARIEAVTRRTNRLGPEAPHTIVLGELEVDLDRRVASVSNKELALTATEFDLLSLLVRNAGSVVTREQILDALWGDAFLAHSRSLDVHLTGLRSKLQLPGFIINVRGVGYRVEQP, encoded by the coding sequence GTGCACGTGCTCATCGTCGAGGATGACGACGCCATGGCGTCGGCCTTGAGCGCAGCCGTAGCCTCGGCCGGGCACAAACACACACGGGTGTCCCGGGGAGAGGACGCACTCCTGGCGCACCGGCAGCACGAGGTGATCCTGCTGGACCTTGGCCTCCCGGACCTTGATGGTTTGGATGTGCTGCGCAAACTCCGCCAGGTCACCCAGATCCCCATCCTGATCCTGACCGCGCGCGACGACGAACGCAGCGTGGTGCTGGGCCTGCGGTCCGGGGCTGATGACTATCTGGTCAAACCCGTGAAGCTGGTGGAATTGCTCGCCCGAATCGAGGCAGTGACGCGTCGCACCAACCGCTTGGGGCCCGAAGCTCCACACACCATAGTTCTCGGGGAACTGGAAGTGGACCTCGACCGCCGCGTCGCATCAGTCAGCAACAAAGAGCTCGCCCTCACAGCAACCGAATTCGACCTCCTCAGCCTCTTGGTCAGGAACGCAGGGTCAGTGGTGACCCGTGAGCAAATCCTGGACGCACTGTGGGGTGACGCATTCCTGGCGCATTCCAGATCCTTGGACGTACACCTCACAGGATTGAGGTCCAAGCTCCAACTTCCCGGCTTCATCATCAACGTCCGGGGCGTCGGCTACCGGGTTGAACAGCCGTGA
- a CDS encoding MFS transporter, whose amino-acid sequence MSTQQAAPLSEAAQTRKAVSNILKGSAGNLVEWFDLYVYTVFAAYFQSHFFNSSDDLQAGLEAMAVFSTSFLMRPIGSWFFGRYADRKGRKAALTLSVTMMSAGSFAIAVLPTQDVIGLWALILLVFIRCVQGFSVGGEYGTSATYMSEAATAKRRGFFSSFQYVTLIGGQMLALLVLVILQNTMSKEDLTAWGWRIPFAIGGVAALVVLWLRRSMEETLSADQLRAAHVKVEGEAQPGTLKLLFTKHWKPLLICIGITLGGTVAFYTYTNFILKFMNDTSGIAKTDTSVINFWALFIFMLLQPVYGMLSDKIGRKPLLVWFGVTGVLFTWPLLSTLAGTKDPFIAFLLMMGGLLMVGGYTSINALVKAELFPASIRALGVGLGYAIANSLFGGTVPLIGAALQKSGQVDMFFTYVTAAIFISLLVYIFALKNKKATHLDTEQGHAWVAKGAADDGGAKDRVDA is encoded by the coding sequence ATGAGCACCCAACAAGCTGCGCCCCTGAGCGAAGCCGCCCAGACACGCAAGGCCGTGAGCAACATCCTCAAGGGCTCCGCGGGCAACCTCGTGGAGTGGTTCGACCTTTACGTCTATACCGTTTTCGCGGCGTATTTCCAGTCGCACTTCTTCAACTCCTCGGACGATCTCCAGGCCGGGCTTGAGGCGATGGCTGTCTTTTCGACGTCGTTCCTCATGCGTCCGATCGGAAGCTGGTTCTTCGGCCGTTACGCCGATCGGAAGGGCCGCAAAGCTGCACTGACGCTGAGTGTGACCATGATGTCGGCGGGCTCGTTCGCCATCGCCGTCTTGCCGACGCAGGACGTGATCGGCTTGTGGGCCTTGATCCTGCTGGTGTTCATCCGCTGTGTGCAGGGCTTCTCCGTGGGCGGCGAGTACGGCACGAGTGCCACTTACATGTCCGAGGCCGCGACGGCCAAGCGGCGTGGTTTCTTCTCCAGTTTCCAGTACGTCACGTTGATCGGCGGGCAAATGCTTGCCCTCTTGGTGCTGGTGATCCTGCAGAACACCATGAGCAAGGAAGACCTCACTGCATGGGGTTGGCGGATTCCGTTCGCCATTGGCGGCGTCGCTGCGCTGGTTGTTCTTTGGCTGCGCCGCTCCATGGAAGAGACGCTCTCCGCAGATCAGCTCCGTGCTGCACACGTCAAGGTTGAGGGCGAGGCACAGCCAGGCACCTTGAAGCTGCTGTTCACCAAGCACTGGAAGCCGCTGCTCATCTGCATCGGCATCACTTTGGGCGGCACGGTGGCGTTCTACACGTACACCAACTTCATCCTGAAGTTCATGAACGATACTTCCGGCATCGCCAAGACCGACACTTCCGTCATCAACTTCTGGGCGCTGTTCATCTTCATGCTGCTGCAGCCTGTGTACGGCATGCTCTCTGACAAGATCGGCCGGAAGCCGCTCCTGGTCTGGTTTGGTGTGACAGGGGTGCTGTTCACTTGGCCGCTGCTCTCCACGCTGGCCGGCACCAAGGATCCCTTCATCGCTTTCCTGCTGATGATGGGTGGGCTCCTGATGGTTGGTGGTTACACGTCCATCAATGCGTTGGTGAAGGCTGAACTGTTCCCGGCATCCATCCGTGCGCTTGGCGTGGGGCTCGGCTACGCCATTGCCAACTCGCTGTTCGGCGGCACGGTCCCGCTGATCGGCGCAGCTCTGCAGAAGTCGGGCCAGGTGGACATGTTCTTCACGTATGTCACGGCGGCCATTTTCATCTCGCTGCTGGTGTACATCTTCGCGCTGAAGAACAAGAAGGCCACGCACTTGGATACTGAGCAGGGCCATGCCTGGGTTGCGAAGGGCGCAGCGGACGACGGCGGCGCGAAGGATCGCGTCGACGCCTGA
- a CDS encoding TIGR01777 family oxidoreductase → MMPRTVVIAGASGFIGSYFTRRFIADGWHVRTVGRDASADAQWDDDGAIAKVLNGVELLVNLAGRSVNCRYDERHRREILDSRVLTTRALGRAVAACAEPPRTWINSSTGTIYRHAEDQPQSEASGELGTGFSVDVARAWEDELAAAGVPRTRKVPLRIAIVLGAGGVMEPLHNLARLGLGGHMGPGTQKFSWIHVEDLYRVVLFVHDHAELSGPVNAATPYPVDNRELMSLVRRSLGVPFGIPTPAWLLEAGAVLIRTQTELVLKSRWVEPRKLLDAGFAFEYPTLAGALNQIGHRQPRPSRR, encoded by the coding sequence GTGATGCCGCGGACTGTGGTGATCGCCGGTGCTAGCGGGTTCATTGGCAGCTACTTCACGCGGCGGTTTATTGCTGACGGTTGGCATGTCAGGACGGTTGGGCGGGACGCCTCGGCTGACGCACAATGGGACGACGACGGCGCTATCGCCAAGGTGCTGAACGGCGTCGAACTGCTGGTGAACCTCGCCGGACGATCCGTGAATTGCCGTTACGACGAGCGGCACCGGAGGGAGATTCTGGACTCCCGGGTTTTGACGACACGTGCGTTGGGCCGGGCGGTTGCTGCGTGTGCCGAACCTCCCCGGACATGGATCAACTCGAGTACGGGCACAATCTACCGGCATGCTGAAGACCAGCCGCAGTCTGAGGCTTCGGGCGAGTTGGGTACTGGGTTCTCCGTCGACGTGGCCCGCGCATGGGAGGACGAGTTGGCGGCGGCCGGTGTTCCCCGTACAAGGAAAGTGCCGCTTCGAATTGCCATTGTGTTGGGAGCCGGGGGCGTCATGGAACCCCTCCACAACCTTGCGCGGTTGGGTCTGGGTGGGCATATGGGGCCCGGCACGCAGAAGTTCAGCTGGATCCATGTGGAGGACTTGTACCGCGTGGTGCTGTTCGTTCACGATCACGCCGAGCTGTCCGGTCCTGTGAACGCGGCGACGCCTTACCCCGTGGACAACCGCGAATTGATGTCGCTGGTCCGGAGGAGTTTGGGCGTACCTTTTGGAATTCCGACGCCCGCCTGGCTGCTCGAGGCCGGAGCCGTCCTCATCCGGACCCAGACCGAGCTGGTGCTGAAGAGCCGCTGGGTGGAGCCTCGGAAGTTGCTCGACGCCGGCTTCGCGTTTGAATACCCAACCCTGGCCGGTGCCCTCAACCAGATCGGGCATCGGCAGCCGAGACCCTCTCGCAGATGA